TTTCCTCTTTGCCGAAAGCGCCCGCTGAATATATTTATAAGCACGCCGCTTCAACTTCAAGGTTGCAAAAAGAATAATTTTGTCGTCCTTAATATGCGAACGCCGATAATCAAACCGCAGTTCTTCCCTGGATAGATCCTTCCTGCCCAGATCAGATCCCGTATCTATAACCGTTATCCCTTCAATGATTTCACTGATCGACCTGCCGAATGCACCGGCGTTCCCTTTAACCGCCCCACCGATTGTACCCGGTATGCCGGCGAGAAATTCGGCACCCCCGTATCCCGCCTTACCTGCCGCGGTCAGGAATCTATCGATCGTCACTCCGGCGCCGCAGATAAAGAAATTATCTTTTCTTCTCATTCTCTTAAAGATCCCTTCTAATTTTATAACCGCACCGTCGAATCCCGCATCACTGCATAGAATATTGGTTCCCGCTCCGATTACAAAGTACCTCATCCTTCTCTTTTTAATAAATTCAAGCACCTTTTTCAGAGCTTTTATCGAGTAAACTTTTATAAAATAGCGCGCCCCGCCGCCGATACGGAATGAAGTATGTTTCTCCAGCGGTTCGTTATCCAGCACTCTGATTCCTTTTATTCGTTTCAATATATTATTCACTGCAGCTCCTTGAGTAGCATCACTGCAAACCGATTAATATCACCCGCTCCCTGAACGACAATCACATCACCCGGCCGCACTATCTTCTTCAAAAATTTTATTATTCCCTTAAATTCAGGGATGAAATAAACATCTTCCTGCTCTTTGCGGATCCGTTTTACGAGTGAGGCGCCGGTGACACCGGGAATAGGAATTTCGTGGGCGGCGTATATCTCTGACACAATCACGATATCGGCGAAGAAGAATGAAAAAGCAAAGTCATTAAAGAGATAATAAGTCCGGGTATAACGATGCGGTTGGAAGACCGAGATGATTCTCCGGTTGGAAAAGTATTCTCTGATCGTCTGCAGAGTCACCGCGATCTCTGTAGGATGATGTCCATAGTCATGAAAGATCTTTATACCCCTCACTTCTCCGATATATTCGTTGCGCCGCTGAACTCCTTTGAATCTCTTCAGCGCCCTTTTTATCCTGGATATCGGAATTCCCAATTCCAGACCTATACCGATCGCCGCAACGGTATTGCTGATATTATGCGTCCCCAGCAGATTGGTGATGAAGGTTCCGACCCGCTTATTCAGGTATATTACATCAAAAGAAGAACCCAATCCTTTTTTCTGTATTTTCTCGGCACGCAGTTCAGCACGTTCGTTCAACCCGTAAGTGATTATCCGCCGATGGATCTTATCTTTGATTTCAGCGGCGCCGATGGAATCAACACCGAGAAAAGTGCAACCCCAGAATGGAACATGGTTCGCAAAATAGCTGAAATGTTCTTTCAATTCATCAAGATTTGAATAATGG
This window of the candidate division WOR-3 bacterium genome carries:
- the murB gene encoding UDP-N-acetylmuramate dehydrogenase, whose product is MNNILKRIKGIRVLDNEPLEKHTSFRIGGGARYFIKVYSIKALKKVLEFIKKRRMRYFVIGAGTNILCSDAGFDGAVIKLEGIFKRMRRKDNFFICGAGVTIDRFLTAAGKAGYGGAEFLAGIPGTIGGAVKGNAGAFGRSISEIIEGITVIDTGSDLGRKDLSREELRFDYRRSHIKDDKIILFATLKLKRRAYKYIQRALSAKRKWRRRRQPAGYSAGSFFKNPRPQSAGKLIEECGLLGLRVGGAEVSRKHGNWIINTGNAKASDVLKLMRIIKQTVRLKKGVLLKEEVKILR
- a CDS encoding UDP-N-acetylmuramate--L-alanine ligase, which produces MFGKTEHIHFVGIGGIGMSGLAIVMKNLKLKVTGSDIQRSDITRRLQKMGIKVFYKHREKNIVGADVVVFSTAVKQNNPELIEARRLNIPVIHRGELLAELTRMKIAVCISGTHGKTTTTSIISEILQEGGLSPTTVVGGIIRGQSQARIGKSNYMVCEADESDKSFLRLYPSYAVITNIEAEHLDHYSNLDELKEHFSYFANHVPFWGCTFLGVDSIGAAEIKDKIHRRIITYGLNERAELRAEKIQKKGLGSSFDVIYLNKRVGTFITNLLGTHNISNTVAAIGIGLELGIPISRIKRALKRFKGVQRRNEYIGEVRGIKIFHDYGHHPTEIAVTLQTIREYFSNRRIISVFQPHRYTRTYYLFNDFAFSFFFADIVIVSEIYAAHEIPIPGVTGASLVKRIRKEQEDVYFIPEFKGIIKFLKKIVRPGDVIVVQGAGDINRFAVMLLKELQ